A genomic region of Arcobacter sp. LA11 contains the following coding sequences:
- the metH gene encoding methionine synthase: MINQINKLIENQVLIIDGAMGTQLQLADIKQEEWQYEEQDLEGCNELLNETAQHVLRKIHDDYASSGANLITTNTFGTMPWVLDEYGIPEKAYELSKLGAQLVKESCEKFQDENNPKFVLGSIGPGTKLPSLGHIKYDEMYEGYKVVANGLADGGTDVFLLETCQDPLQIKAALHALNDTHPEIPVMVSVTIEMSGTMLIGTDALTIAAIMEPFNILSLGFNCGTGPKQVFKHVKTLSEVCKFPISVHANAGLPQNRGGVTYYPMGPEEFTSLQETFLDINGVAFLGGCCGTTPEHIVALSNKVKGRVPKKPCGFLKASLASLFNTVPLKQDPAPLLIGERSNATGSKAFRELLKANDYEGTLSVGQQQVRAGAHIIDVSVGFAGRDEREDMDKVVELYSQKVSLPLMPDSTQILALEAALKQIGGRPIINSVNLEDGEEKFDAVCKLAKKFGAALVCLVIDEVGMAKTKDDKLRIAERIYDLCVNRHGFKPDDLVFDMLTFTIGSGDDEYRTAGVETMEAIREFQIRHPEVGTTLGLSNISFGLDIKARAYLNSIYLDYCVKAGLTSAIVNVKHILPLNKISEEDKKACDDLIFDNQEDGDPLFKFIEHFSNVGDIEEQSDEEYQSLPPIEKVKKLLLDGDKDRMLPLVEELRLQVKPEVIVNEWLIDGMKIIGELFGSGQMQLPFVLQSAETMKATVDALNPYLPKEEKASETVLVLGTVKGDVHDVGKNLVDIILSNNGFKVINIGIKADLNDFIIAVKEHKADAIGMSGLLVKSTAVMKENLEELQAQGIDIPVLLGGAALTKSFINDYCRPLYDGPIFYCRDAFDGVVSMQRVESGDSNTALAADLINDEDNLPKKEVEEVIVNEEDVELPENGSFTFPPLWGRVAQNGNAINKDLVFKWINHRVLFRQRWGYKRGKQKSEDFIKHEEEVVKPLYEKLKEEFIDKELFDPISILAYYPCISKENKLYIFSEDYAFHSEEEAKNVPSLDKAIKVFEFPRQKKKPHRCIADFFANDRLDVVAFTFASAGHKLSPYEADLYKESKFTEYYQVHGLGVELAEALAEVLHKQVRLDLDIVPKEGHTLNDVQMKQYVGCRYSPGYAACPDLEMSRDIFDLLNPEEFGIELSETFQIHPEQSTCAIVVPHHKANYYNI, from the coding sequence ATGATTAACCAAATAAATAAATTAATTGAAAACCAAGTACTAATAATAGATGGTGCTATGGGAACACAATTGCAACTTGCTGATATAAAGCAAGAAGAGTGGCAATATGAAGAGCAAGACTTAGAAGGATGTAATGAACTTTTAAATGAAACTGCACAACATGTTTTAAGAAAAATTCATGATGATTATGCTTCTTCTGGAGCAAATTTGATTACTACAAATACCTTTGGAACTATGCCTTGGGTTTTAGATGAATATGGAATTCCTGAAAAAGCTTATGAACTTTCAAAACTTGGAGCTCAGCTTGTAAAAGAGTCTTGTGAAAAGTTCCAAGATGAAAACAATCCAAAATTTGTATTAGGCTCAATTGGTCCAGGTACAAAACTTCCATCTCTTGGGCATATAAAATATGATGAAATGTATGAAGGTTATAAAGTTGTTGCAAATGGACTTGCAGATGGTGGAACAGATGTTTTTTTACTTGAAACTTGTCAAGATCCTTTACAAATAAAAGCAGCACTTCATGCTTTAAATGATACTCATCCTGAAATACCTGTTATGGTTTCTGTGACAATTGAGATGTCAGGAACTATGTTAATTGGAACAGATGCTTTAACTATTGCAGCTATTATGGAACCTTTTAATATTTTATCACTTGGATTTAACTGTGGTACTGGACCAAAGCAAGTATTTAAACATGTAAAAACATTAAGTGAAGTTTGTAAATTCCCAATTTCAGTCCATGCAAATGCAGGGCTCCCTCAAAATAGAGGTGGAGTAACTTATTATCCAATGGGACCTGAAGAGTTCACTTCTTTACAAGAGACTTTTTTAGATATTAATGGAGTTGCTTTTTTAGGTGGTTGTTGTGGTACAACACCAGAACATATTGTAGCTTTATCAAATAAAGTAAAAGGAAGAGTTCCTAAAAAGCCTTGTGGGTTTTTAAAAGCTTCTTTAGCCTCTTTATTTAATACAGTTCCTTTAAAGCAAGACCCAGCACCATTACTTATTGGTGAGCGTTCAAATGCAACTGGTTCTAAAGCTTTTAGAGAGTTACTTAAAGCAAATGATTATGAGGGAACTTTATCTGTTGGTCAACAACAAGTACGTGCTGGAGCACATATTATTGATGTATCTGTTGGTTTTGCTGGACGTGATGAAAGAGAAGATATGGATAAGGTTGTTGAACTTTACTCTCAAAAAGTTTCACTTCCTTTAATGCCAGATTCTACTCAAATTTTAGCACTTGAAGCTGCACTAAAACAAATAGGTGGAAGACCTATAATTAACTCTGTTAATCTTGAAGATGGAGAAGAAAAATTTGATGCTGTTTGTAAATTGGCTAAAAAATTTGGAGCGGCATTAGTTTGTCTTGTAATTGATGAAGTTGGTATGGCTAAAACTAAAGATGACAAGCTAAGAATTGCTGAGAGAATTTATGATTTATGTGTAAATAGACATGGATTTAAACCTGATGATTTAGTATTTGATATGCTTACGTTTACTATTGGTTCTGGTGATGATGAGTATAGAACTGCTGGTGTTGAAACAATGGAAGCAATTAGAGAATTCCAAATAAGACATCCAGAAGTTGGAACTACGCTTGGATTATCAAATATATCTTTTGGACTTGATATAAAAGCAAGAGCATACCTAAATTCTATCTATTTAGACTATTGTGTAAAAGCTGGACTAACATCTGCTATTGTAAATGTTAAACATATTTTACCTCTAAATAAAATCTCTGAAGAAGATAAAAAAGCTTGTGATGATTTAATTTTTGATAATCAAGAAGATGGTGACCCTTTATTTAAATTTATTGAGCATTTTTCAAATGTTGGTGATATTGAAGAGCAAAGTGATGAAGAGTATCAAAGTTTACCTCCTATAGAAAAAGTAAAAAAACTTCTTTTAGATGGGGATAAAGATAGAATGCTTCCTTTAGTTGAAGAATTAAGACTACAAGTAAAACCAGAAGTTATCGTAAATGAATGGCTAATTGATGGTATGAAAATCATAGGTGAGTTATTTGGCTCAGGTCAAATGCAGTTACCATTTGTACTTCAAAGTGCTGAAACTATGAAAGCTACAGTTGATGCTTTAAATCCGTATTTACCAAAAGAAGAGAAAGCTTCTGAAACAGTTTTAGTTCTTGGAACTGTAAAAGGTGATGTACATGATGTTGGTAAGAACCTAGTTGATATTATTCTTTCAAATAATGGATTTAAGGTAATTAATATTGGTATTAAAGCTGATTTAAATGATTTTATTATTGCTGTTAAAGAGCATAAGGCAGATGCAATTGGTATGAGTGGATTACTTGTAAAATCAACTGCTGTTATGAAAGAAAATCTTGAAGAACTTCAAGCTCAAGGTATAGATATTCCTGTACTTCTTGGTGGTGCTGCTTTAACTAAATCGTTTATAAATGATTATTGTAGACCTTTATATGATGGACCAATATTTTATTGTAGAGATGCTTTTGATGGTGTTGTCTCTATGCAAAGAGTTGAATCAGGAGATAGTAATACTGCACTTGCAGCAGATTTAATAAATGATGAAGATAATCTTCCTAAAAAAGAAGTTGAAGAAGTTATTGTGAATGAAGAAGATGTAGAGCTTCCTGAAAATGGAAGTTTTACTTTTCCCCCATTATGGGGTAGGGTAGCACAAAATGGTAATGCTATAAATAAAGACTTAGTATTTAAATGGATTAACCATAGAGTATTATTTAGACAAAGATGGGGATACAAAAGAGGTAAACAAAAAAGTGAAGATTTTATCAAACATGAAGAAGAAGTTGTAAAACCTCTTTATGAAAAATTAAAAGAAGAGTTTATTGACAAAGAATTATTTGATCCTATTTCAATTTTAGCTTATTATCCTTGTATTTCAAAAGAGAATAAACTTTATATTTTTAGTGAAGATTATGCTTTCCATAGTGAAGAGGAAGCAAAAAATGTTCCGTCTTTAGATAAAGCTATAAAAGTATTTGAATTTCCAAGACAAAAGAAAAAGCCACATAGATGTATTGCTGATTTCTTTGCAAATGATAGATTAGATGTAGTTGCTTTTACTTTTGCAAGTGCGGGACATAAACTTAGTCCTTATGAAGCTGATTTATATAAAGAAAGTAAATTTACTGAGTATTATCAAGTTCATGGTCTTGGAGTTGAATTAGCAGAAGCACTAGCTGAGGTACTACATAAACAAGTTAGACTTGATTTAGATATTGTTCCAAAAGAGGGACATACTTTAAATGATGTTCAGATGAAACAGTATGTTGGATGTAGATATTCACCTGGATATGCAGCTTGTCCTGATTTAGAGATGAGTCGTGATATTTTTGATTTATTAAATCCAGAAGAGTTTGGAATAGAGCTTTCTGAAACTTTTCAAATTCATCCTGAGCAATCTACTTGTGCGATTGTAGTTCCTCATCATAAAGCGAACTATTACAATATTTAA
- a CDS encoding DMT family transporter — MINTSKGLIITSLGVLIMSLESLFIKLSTISPITFSFYLGIFMFFSTSLTLFIKERDSLKDIIKVSFPILLLCGTLAGTSNIFFISAIKTTTVANVVIIFGTAAIFSTFFAYIFYKEKIGKNIFYASFFMFIGLFIIFNDKLGLGNLQGNIYALFCTISFSLVFVFLARYKKINRVAVTAVTGLVLSLITFIIADTIEIDLYNLAVVAGMGLLITPLSRVLLGVGTKYISASEVSLLMIIETIMAPIWVWMFLKEIPSLNTFIGGTIILLTLIVNSIYTMKRNR; from the coding sequence ATGATAAATACTTCAAAAGGTCTAATTATAACTTCTCTAGGTGTTTTAATTATGAGTTTAGAATCCTTATTTATAAAACTTAGTACAATATCTCCCATTACATTTTCTTTTTATCTTGGAATATTTATGTTTTTTTCTACATCTCTTACACTTTTTATAAAGGAAAGGGATAGTTTAAAAGATATTATAAAAGTTTCTTTTCCTATATTACTTTTATGTGGAACATTAGCAGGTACTTCAAATATATTTTTTATTTCAGCAATTAAAACTACTACTGTTGCAAATGTTGTAATTATTTTTGGAACGGCTGCAATTTTTTCCACATTTTTTGCATATATTTTTTATAAAGAGAAGATTGGTAAGAATATTTTTTATGCGTCATTTTTTATGTTTATAGGACTTTTTATAATTTTTAATGATAAATTAGGTTTAGGAAATTTACAAGGAAATATATATGCTCTTTTTTGCACTATTTCGTTTTCTTTAGTTTTTGTTTTTTTAGCAAGATATAAAAAGATAAATCGTGTTGCAGTAACTGCAGTAACAGGGTTAGTATTATCTCTAATCACTTTTATAATTGCAGATACAATAGAAATTGATTTATATAATCTAGCTGTTGTTGCAGGAATGGGTTTGCTAATAACTCCATTATCGAGAGTTTTATTAGGAGTAGGAACAAAGTATATAAGTGCTAGCGAAGTTAGTTTACTTATGATTATAGAAACTATAATGGCTCCAATCTGGGTATGGATGTTTTTAAAAGAAATACCAAGTTTAAACACTTTTATTGGAGGGACTATTATTCTTTTAACTTTGATAGTGAATTCAATTTATACTATGAAAAGAAATAGGTAG
- a CDS encoding DUF2238 domain-containing protein, with translation MKQLWLIIFFAVLVWSGINPKDQFTWFLEVLPAIIGLIVIIFTYKSFRLTTLVYSLILIHCIILMVGGHYTYAEVPLFDTIKELLSQDRNNYDKVGHFAQGFIPAIIAREILIRKNIIPLAKWRNFFIVCFCLGFSAFYELIEWWVALLSGEDAEAFLGTQGYVWDTQSDMGLALLGSIVALILLSKYHDKQIERR, from the coding sequence TTGAAACAATTATGGTTAATCATTTTTTTTGCAGTTTTAGTATGGTCAGGAATCAATCCAAAAGACCAATTCACATGGTTTTTAGAAGTTTTACCAGCAATAATTGGTCTAATAGTAATCATCTTTACATATAAAAGTTTTAGACTTACAACTTTAGTTTATTCTCTAATATTAATACATTGTATTATTCTAATGGTTGGAGGGCATTATACATATGCAGAAGTTCCACTATTTGATACCATTAAAGAATTACTAAGTCAAGATAGAAATAACTATGATAAAGTTGGACACTTTGCTCAAGGCTTTATCCCAGCTATAATAGCACGTGAGATTTTAATTAGAAAAAATATCATTCCACTTGCAAAATGGCGAAACTTTTTTATAGTATGTTTTTGTTTAGGATTTTCAGCCTTCTATGAACTTATAGAATGGTGGGTTGCACTTCTAAGTGGAGAAGATGCTGAAGCTTTCTTAGGGACTCAAGGATATGTTTGGGATACGCAAAGTGATATGGGACTTGCATTACTTGGAAGTATTGTTGCGTTAATACTTTTAAGTAAGTATCATGATAAGCAAATAGAAAGAAGATAA
- a CDS encoding Opr family porin encodes MKNLKLSIIASLAIGLCTVSNASSLEEALTSGKVSAEFTVTYENRKMDEELTKWNNYYNDTSYSVGSFALGYKTGVWNNLSITSKFRAYTTLFEGGKGETHYKGTGDSAERFWETGDNDDVDFESLFLEYGTQNISIKAGRQALNTKWLNKTHDALNANFKFGATNIEAIWTRRMGRVTSRDYRPLSASDGVFLNKVDPSKGVYKVGITHDFGEVDLMGFYLTAPDDRDLIGGQVAYDNGTFGASAQYTAYKPDDSSLEDGSHTELKAFYKIAGYTATLGHLITSDTFKHFGMGTTNAMEEGDKIYTHDAKTTYIKINKKFGDLSSTLISGITDYDDGTVNDYSHKETTLWLGYPITKNLKGNLGYTYVDADDSDADETDLNQLNVTLTYSF; translated from the coding sequence ATGAAAAACTTAAAATTAAGTATAATTGCTTCTTTAGCAATTGGACTATGTACTGTTTCAAATGCATCTTCTTTAGAAGAAGCTTTAACAAGTGGTAAAGTAAGCGCAGAATTCACCGTAACTTATGAAAACAGAAAAATGGATGAGGAATTAACTAAATGGAATAATTATTATAATGATACTTCATATTCTGTTGGTTCATTTGCACTTGGATATAAAACTGGTGTTTGGAATAATTTAAGTATTACATCAAAATTTAGAGCATATACTACTCTTTTTGAAGGTGGGAAAGGTGAAACACATTACAAAGGGACAGGAGATTCAGCAGAAAGATTCTGGGAAACAGGAGACAATGATGACGTTGATTTTGAATCACTTTTTCTTGAATATGGAACTCAAAATATCTCAATTAAAGCAGGTCGTCAAGCTTTAAATACTAAATGGTTAAATAAAACTCATGATGCCCTAAATGCCAATTTTAAATTTGGAGCAACTAATATTGAAGCAATTTGGACAAGAAGAATGGGAAGAGTTACATCTAGAGACTATAGACCATTAAGTGCATCAGATGGCGTATTTTTAAATAAAGTAGATCCAAGTAAAGGTGTATATAAAGTAGGAATAACTCATGATTTTGGTGAAGTTGATTTAATGGGATTTTATTTAACTGCTCCTGATGATAGAGATTTAATTGGTGGTCAAGTTGCATATGACAATGGAACTTTTGGAGCATCTGCACAATATACAGCTTATAAACCAGATGATTCTTCTTTAGAAGATGGTTCACACACAGAGTTAAAAGCATTTTATAAAATTGCTGGATATACAGCAACTCTAGGACATTTAATCACTTCAGATACTTTTAAACATTTCGGTATGGGTACAACAAATGCAATGGAAGAGGGAGATAAAATCTATACTCACGATGCAAAGACTACATACATTAAAATTAACAAAAAATTCGGAGACTTAAGTAGTACACTTATTTCTGGAATTACAGACTATGATGATGGAACAGTTAATGATTATTCACATAAAGAAACTACTTTATGGTTAGGTTATCCAATTACAAAAAATTTAAAAGGAAACTTAGGTTATACGTATGTTGATGCAGATGATTCAGACGCAGATGAAACTGATTTAAATCAATTAAATGTAACGCTTACTTATTCTTTCTAA
- a CDS encoding molybdopterin-dependent oxidoreductase, producing the protein MKITRRNFLKGSAATATVVGASALNANPLGSLDITKKIPHATHFGAFYAKVKDGKVYDLEPQESDAGPTVLTKALIDRVYSPSRIKYPVVRKSFLEGKANNKELRGADEFVRVSWDEALDLVAKKLKDTPNKNIYNGSYGGWGHPGRVSRSNVLTGRFFNSIGGAVRTNGEYSNGAAGQVNPYIVGDMEVYSLQTAHEQFLENSEVIVLWGCDWLKDNKIDFAVANRKNDDYFKKYKKSGIKFISIDPISTQSSKFFGAEEIKIRPNTDIALMLAMMNHLYKTNKYDKKFVEKYTDGFDKFLPYLLGKKDGIDKTPEWAAKITEIPAKKIKELAELFVSKKTFLSGNWANQRAHHGEQADWGIITLASMLGKIGLPGQGFGFSMHYAGGGQARSGKKIVPGLSQGKGKVKDFVPASRISDMLLNPGKTIEYKGNPVTYNKIDVMYVCGSNVVGHHPDTNELVEAMRKPDMVVVHEPWWTSTARMADVVFPSTTTFERDDLTFGGSYSQDYVYAMRKVIEPLYESRDDFEIFADIAKRIGKKEHKKFTKKRSQMDWIKYLYGKTDASKTVSFEDFWAKGYVKYEIPEEAYKFVRHSAFRKDPVKNALKTESGKIQIYLDKFEKFGYKDFKGHVTWFEPAEYLGSKESKEFPLHLVSPHPTYRIHSQLDNTWVSRFHKVNGREPIRINPADAKKYSITDGELVEVYNNRGRILAGAVVTNDIRAGVAAIEEGAWYMPVNPKENKSLCNNGQVNVLTSSRPTSTMAQATSVNTTLVAVKPYKGEVKPNDVAISPKIILS; encoded by the coding sequence ATGAAAATCACTAGAAGAAACTTTTTAAAAGGTAGTGCAGCTACTGCAACAGTTGTTGGAGCATCTGCTTTAAATGCAAATCCTCTTGGTAGTTTAGATATTACTAAAAAGATTCCACATGCAACTCACTTTGGTGCATTTTATGCAAAAGTAAAAGATGGAAAAGTATATGATTTAGAACCACAAGAATCAGATGCAGGTCCTACTGTTCTTACAAAAGCTCTTATAGATAGAGTATATTCTCCAAGTAGAATTAAGTATCCAGTAGTAAGAAAGTCATTTTTAGAAGGAAAAGCTAATAATAAAGAGTTAAGAGGTGCTGATGAGTTTGTTCGAGTATCTTGGGATGAAGCTTTAGATTTAGTTGCTAAAAAATTAAAAGATACACCAAATAAAAATATTTATAATGGTTCATATGGTGGATGGGGACATCCAGGTCGTGTATCTAGATCAAATGTATTAACAGGAAGATTTTTTAACTCAATTGGTGGAGCTGTTAGAACAAATGGTGAATACTCAAATGGTGCAGCAGGGCAAGTAAATCCATATATTGTTGGAGATATGGAAGTTTATTCTTTACAAACTGCACATGAGCAATTTTTAGAAAATTCAGAAGTAATAGTACTTTGGGGATGTGATTGGCTAAAAGACAATAAAATTGATTTTGCAGTTGCAAATAGAAAAAATGATGATTACTTTAAAAAGTATAAAAAATCAGGAATTAAATTTATCTCAATTGACCCAATTTCAACACAATCTTCAAAATTCTTTGGAGCTGAAGAGATTAAAATTAGACCAAATACTGATATTGCTTTAATGTTAGCTATGATGAATCACTTATATAAAACAAATAAATATGATAAAAAGTTTGTAGAGAAATATACTGATGGTTTTGATAAATTCTTACCTTATTTATTAGGTAAAAAAGATGGTATAGATAAAACTCCTGAGTGGGCAGCTAAGATTACTGAAATTCCTGCTAAGAAAATCAAAGAATTAGCAGAGTTATTTGTAAGTAAAAAAACATTCCTTTCTGGAAACTGGGCAAATCAAAGAGCACATCATGGTGAACAAGCTGACTGGGGTATTATTACTTTAGCTTCAATGCTTGGAAAAATTGGATTACCAGGACAAGGTTTTGGATTCTCTATGCATTATGCTGGTGGTGGACAAGCAAGATCTGGTAAAAAAATTGTTCCAGGTTTATCTCAAGGAAAAGGGAAAGTAAAAGATTTTGTTCCTGCATCTAGAATTTCTGATATGTTATTAAATCCTGGAAAGACTATTGAGTATAAAGGTAATCCAGTTACATATAACAAAATTGATGTGATGTATGTTTGTGGATCAAATGTAGTTGGTCATCATCCTGATACAAATGAATTAGTAGAAGCTATGAGAAAACCTGATATGGTAGTTGTTCATGAACCATGGTGGACATCAACTGCTAGAATGGCAGATGTTGTATTCCCTTCAACAACTACTTTTGAGAGAGATGATTTAACATTTGGTGGTTCTTATTCTCAAGATTACGTATATGCAATGAGAAAAGTTATTGAACCATTATATGAATCAAGAGATGATTTTGAAATTTTTGCAGACATTGCAAAAAGAATTGGTAAAAAAGAGCATAAAAAATTTACTAAAAAAAGATCTCAAATGGATTGGATTAAATATTTATATGGAAAAACTGATGCTTCTAAAACTGTCTCATTTGAAGATTTTTGGGCAAAAGGTTATGTGAAATATGAAATTCCTGAAGAGGCTTATAAATTTGTAAGACACTCAGCATTTAGAAAAGATCCAGTTAAAAATGCACTTAAAACAGAATCTGGAAAAATTCAAATATATTTAGATAAGTTTGAAAAATTTGGATATAAAGATTTTAAAGGGCATGTAACTTGGTTTGAACCAGCAGAATATTTAGGAAGTAAAGAATCTAAAGAGTTCCCATTACACTTAGTATCTCCTCATCCTACTTATAGAATTCACTCACAGTTAGATAATACTTGGGTAAGTAGATTCCATAAAGTAAATGGAAGAGAGCCAATTAGAATTAATCCAGCTGATGCTAAAAAATATAGTATTACAGATGGTGAGTTAGTTGAAGTTTATAATAACAGAGGAAGAATTTTAGCTGGTGCTGTTGTAACTAATGACATTAGAGCAGGTGTTGCTGCAATTGAAGAGGGTGCTTGGTATATGCCAGTCAATCCAAAAGAAAACAAATCTTTATGTAATAATGGTCAAGTAAATGTATTAACATCTTCTAGACCAACATCAACAATGGCACAAGCAACGTCGGTAAATACTACACTTGTTGCAGTTAAACCATATAAAGGTGAAGTAAAACCAAATGATGTGGCAATTTCACCAAAGATTATTCTATCTTAA
- a CDS encoding response regulator transcription factor, with product MNKDFFDKLKSMTVLYAEDEVGIRENIADSLSYYVKDVFEAANGQEAYDIYIEKKPDIILSDIHMPIVDGIEFIKKIRKENRTVPVIMITAHTDKKYLLEAVELHMEKYIIKPVDIDELFETLDKCVEILDSNKKVSLKVDENYIYDYDRKELKYKNEHVILNKKELLFLEVLISYQNRVVTYEELQDKVWGDDIMTDSALRSLVRNLRKKLPTDLIFNLSGVGYRLV from the coding sequence GTGAATAAAGATTTTTTTGATAAATTAAAAAGCATGACAGTTCTTTATGCTGAGGATGAGGTTGGTATTAGAGAAAATATTGCTGATTCTTTAAGTTATTATGTAAAAGATGTTTTTGAAGCCGCTAATGGTCAAGAAGCATATGATATATATATAGAAAAAAAGCCAGATATAATTTTAAGTGATATTCATATGCCAATAGTTGATGGTATAGAATTCATAAAAAAAATTAGAAAAGAAAATAGAACTGTTCCTGTAATAATGATAACAGCACATACTGATAAGAAATATTTATTAGAAGCTGTAGAACTACATATGGAAAAATATATTATAAAACCTGTAGATATAGATGAACTTTTTGAAACTTTAGATAAATGTGTAGAGATATTAGATTCAAATAAAAAAGTTTCCCTAAAAGTTGATGAAAACTATATCTATGATTATGATAGAAAAGAACTAAAGTATAAAAATGAACATGTTATTTTAAATAAAAAAGAGTTGCTTTTTTTAGAGGTTTTAATATCATATCAAAATAGGGTAGTTACATATGAAGAGCTTCAAGATAAGGTATGGGGTGATGATATTATGACTGATAGTGCCTTACGTTCTTTGGTTAGAAACCTTAGAAAAAAACTTCCTACTGATTTGATATTCAATCTATCCGGAGTGGGGTATCGTCTTGTGTAG
- a CDS encoding ABC transporter substrate-binding protein has protein sequence MCRILLIIYFFFSVLNADTVFRVDYSKSNTAVKMNPNSHIKVFLPSIPYSYISKNTNSGLLRSFDNKRGWEYDLAKSHKRVDDFTYIFEIRKNLKFQDGTDFTIDNVIRNLENFIKYPILYTNIDKVGFSIKKIDEYKVQLRLNKKYEMFLYDLARVYFYTDEYLEKFSPKGAQTGSANKVPGPYGMGPYILKSGYALGEKQTDKLELVANPYYWDKRFPKIKNVTVYTQLNMNNALDSIVNYEGVLDISPIPFNKKINVVMSKYSKLVIKESTNNFLIFFNLINGNEKLKNIEVRQALNQALNQENLLNFVYKKEGKISPFSTSINYKVVKKIANKKKYTKKEFSEEKKNRLLDNLVLNIFTQDRFMFLWKGIEFQLKQYGVKLNYIITNSEKDIYEQLLTTRANKNSKEWDLLIWGDDDWYYQNPWTVFFIYENNSPWSTIKNDFVMNKYINKYFETKVNTKEYESIVEKILYRARDMAYTLRVPSHNKVVAVNKEVVYEPYEGGMIPLWKIELTKNHWSLRKQKEYPEKFHTPVKPQRIKNEVNK, from the coding sequence TTGTGTAGAATCTTATTAATTATATATTTCTTTTTTTCAGTTTTAAATGCAGATACAGTATTTAGAGTCGATTATTCTAAATCTAATACTGCAGTGAAAATGAATCCAAATTCTCACATAAAAGTATTTCTTCCTTCTATCCCTTATTCATATATTTCAAAAAATACAAACTCAGGCTTATTACGTTCTTTTGATAATAAAAGAGGTTGGGAGTATGATTTAGCAAAATCACATAAAAGAGTTGATGATTTTACTTATATATTTGAAATCAGAAAGAATTTAAAATTTCAAGATGGTACAGATTTTACTATTGATAATGTGATTAGAAATTTAGAAAATTTTATAAAGTATCCAATTTTATATACAAATATTGATAAGGTTGGGTTTTCAATTAAAAAAATTGATGAGTACAAAGTTCAACTTCGTTTGAATAAAAAATATGAAATGTTTTTATATGATCTTGCGAGGGTATATTTTTATACTGATGAATATCTAGAAAAGTTTAGTCCAAAAGGTGCCCAAACAGGTAGTGCAAATAAAGTCCCAGGTCCTTATGGAATGGGTCCATATATTCTTAAAAGTGGTTATGCTTTAGGTGAAAAGCAAACAGATAAGTTAGAGCTGGTTGCAAATCCATATTATTGGGATAAAAGGTTTCCTAAAATAAAAAATGTAACAGTATACACGCAGTTAAATATGAATAATGCTTTAGATAGTATCGTAAACTATGAAGGTGTATTAGATATCTCACCGATTCCTTTTAATAAAAAAATAAATGTGGTCATGTCTAAATATTCAAAGCTTGTGATAAAAGAATCTACAAACAATTTTTTAATATTTTTCAATCTAATAAATGGAAATGAAAAGTTAAAAAATATAGAGGTTAGACAGGCTCTTAATCAAGCCCTTAATCAAGAAAATTTATTGAATTTTGTATACAAAAAAGAGGGAAAGATTTCTCCTTTTTCAACTTCAATAAATTATAAAGTTGTAAAGAAAATTGCAAATAAAAAAAAATATACCAAAAAAGAGTTTAGCGAAGAGAAAAAGAACAGATTATTAGATAATTTAGTTTTAAATATTTTTACCCAAGATAGGTTTATGTTTTTATGGAAAGGTATTGAATTTCAATTAAAACAGTATGGTGTAAAATTAAATTATATAATAACAAATAGTGAAAAAGATATTTATGAACAATTATTAACAACAAGGGCAAATAAGAACTCAAAAGAGTGGGATTTGCTTATTTGGGGTGATGATGACTGGTATTACCAAAATCCTTGGACAGTATTTTTTATCTATGAGAATAACTCTCCGTGGTCTACAATTAAAAATGATTTTGTTATGAATAAGTATATCAATAAATATTTTGAAACAAAAGTAAATACAAAAGAGTATGAATCTATAGTTGAAAAAATACTTTATAGAGCACGTGATATGGCATATACTCTACGAGTGCCTTCTCACAATAAAGTAGTAGCTGTAAATAAAGAAGTTGTTTATGAACCTTATGAGGGCGGTATGATTCCTTTATGGAAAATTGAGCTTACAAAAAATCACTGGTCATTAAGAAAACAAAAAGAGTATCCTGAAAAATTTCATACTCCAGTAAAACCACAAAGAATTAAAAATGAAGTCAATAAATAG